One genomic segment of Pseudomonas fortuita includes these proteins:
- a CDS encoding feruloyl-CoA synthase, translating into MNTEARLRSSDPGQCTPYRQVSIGHPQVQVSEADGILRMQPVEPLAPLPARLLDRLLHWAQMRPDTVFIAAREPDGAWREITYAQMLSQVRTIATHLLGFGLSAERPLALFSGNDIEHLQIALGAMYAGIPYCPVSPAYALLSQDFAKLRHVCQVLTPGLVFTTDTQPFLRAFDAVLDASVPVVSMRGEAPGRGHLSFDSLLQPCDTAAGDAAFAATGPDTIAKFLFTSGSTKLPKAVITTQRMLCANQQMLLQTFPVFAEEPPVLVDWLPWNHTFGGSHNLGIVLYNGGSFYLDAGKPTPQGFGETLRNLREISPTAYLTVPKGWEELAKALEQDAQLRDVFFARIKLFFFAAAGLSQSVWDRLDRIAEQHCGERIRMMAGLGMTEAAPSCTFTTGPLSMAGYVGLPAPGCEVKLVPQADKLEARFRGPHIMPGYWRSPQQTAEAFDEEGFYCSGDALKLADLQQPEQGLMFDGRIAEDFKLSSGVFVSVGPLRNRAVLEGSPYVQDIVVTAPDRECLGLLVFPRLPECRALAGLAADASDAEVLGCETVRHWFAAWLARLNRDAQGNASRIEWLALLEEPPSIDAGEITDKGSINQRAVLQRRAVQVDALYRGEGPTQLHAQGRS; encoded by the coding sequence GTGAATACCGAAGCCCGCTTACGGTCGTCCGACCCTGGCCAATGCACGCCCTACCGGCAGGTGTCCATCGGGCACCCTCAGGTGCAGGTCAGTGAAGCCGACGGCATCCTGCGCATGCAGCCGGTCGAGCCGCTGGCGCCGCTGCCTGCGCGCTTGCTCGACCGGCTGCTGCACTGGGCGCAGATGCGCCCCGATACAGTTTTTATTGCCGCGCGTGAGCCTGACGGCGCCTGGCGCGAGATCACCTATGCGCAAATGCTCAGCCAGGTGCGCACCATCGCCACCCACCTGCTGGGCTTTGGCCTGAGCGCCGAGCGGCCGTTGGCGCTGTTTTCCGGCAATGACATCGAGCATCTGCAGATTGCGCTGGGCGCCATGTATGCCGGCATCCCGTATTGCCCGGTGTCGCCGGCCTATGCGCTGCTGTCGCAGGACTTTGCCAAGCTGCGGCATGTGTGCCAGGTGTTGACCCCCGGCCTGGTGTTCACCACCGATACTCAGCCGTTTTTGCGCGCCTTCGATGCCGTGCTTGATGCGTCGGTACCCGTGGTCAGCATGCGCGGCGAAGCGCCGGGGCGTGGGCACTTGAGCTTCGACAGCCTGCTGCAACCGTGCGACACCGCTGCTGGCGATGCAGCGTTTGCCGCCACCGGGCCCGACACCATCGCCAAGTTCCTCTTCACGTCGGGCTCCACCAAACTGCCCAAGGCAGTGATCACCACCCAGCGCATGCTCTGCGCCAATCAGCAGATGTTGCTGCAGACCTTTCCGGTGTTTGCTGAAGAGCCGCCGGTGCTGGTGGACTGGCTACCCTGGAACCACACCTTTGGCGGCAGCCACAACCTTGGCATCGTGCTGTACAACGGTGGCAGTTTTTACCTGGACGCGGGCAAACCCACCCCGCAAGGCTTCGGCGAAACCTTGCGCAACCTGCGCGAAATCTCGCCAACAGCCTACCTGACCGTACCCAAGGGCTGGGAAGAGCTGGCCAAGGCACTGGAACAGGACGCCCAGTTGCGTGACGTGTTCTTCGCGCGCATCAAGCTGTTCTTCTTCGCCGCCGCGGGCCTGTCGCAAAGCGTATGGGACCGCCTGGACCGCATCGCCGAGCAGCACTGTGGCGAGCGCATCCGCATGATGGCTGGCCTGGGCATGACCGAAGCGGCGCCGTCCTGCACCTTCACCACCGGGCCGTTATCGATGGCCGGTTATGTGGGGCTGCCGGCGCCGGGTTGCGAAGTGAAGCTGGTACCCCAGGCCGACAAGCTGGAGGCGCGCTTCCGTGGCCCGCACATCATGCCGGGGTACTGGCGTTCGCCGCAGCAAACCGCCGAGGCCTTTGACGAGGAGGGCTTCTACTGCTCTGGCGATGCGCTGAAACTGGCCGACCTGCAGCAGCCCGAGCAGGGGCTGATGTTCGATGGCCGTATCGCCGAGGACTTCAAGTTGTCGTCCGGGGTATTCGTCAGTGTCGGCCCGCTGCGTAACCGAGCGGTACTGGAAGGCTCGCCCTATGTGCAGGACATCGTGGTAACCGCGCCGGACCGCGAGTGCCTGGGGTTGCTGGTGTTCCCGCGTTTGCCCGAGTGCCGGGCACTTGCTGGCCTGGCGGCCGATGCCAGTGATGCCGAGGTGCTGGGCTGCGAAACGGTACGCCACTGGTTTGCCGCCTGGCTGGCGCGCCTGAACCGTGACGCCCAGGGCAACGCCAGCCGCATCGAGTGGCTGGCGCTGCTCGAAGAGCCGCCGTCGATCGACGCGGGCGAAATCACCGACAAGGGTTCGATCAACCAGCGTGCGGTGCTGCAGCGGCGGGCCGTGCAGGTAGATGCGTTGTACCGTGGTGAAGGCCCGACCCAGCTGCACGCACAGGGTCGGTCATGA